From Methylobacterium radiodurans, a single genomic window includes:
- a CDS encoding DUF1330 domain-containing protein, which translates to MARGYWIVRVDVSDPEAYGRYAAANGAAFAKFGGRFLVRGGGFEAVAGTARARNVVLEFPSYEAALACWNSDLYQQARALQGGTQAEIIVIEGYDGPQPGTSDAPPTAQTPASE; encoded by the coding sequence ATGGCGCGGGGCTACTGGATCGTGCGGGTCGACGTGAGCGACCCGGAGGCCTACGGGCGCTACGCGGCCGCGAACGGAGCGGCCTTCGCCAAGTTCGGGGGCCGCTTCCTCGTGCGGGGCGGCGGCTTCGAGGCGGTGGCCGGCACCGCGCGGGCCCGCAACGTGGTGCTGGAATTCCCGAGCTACGAGGCGGCGCTCGCCTGCTGGAACTCCGACCTCTACCAGCAGGCCCGCGCGCTCCAGGGCGGCACGCAGGCCGAGATCATCGTGATCGAGGGTTACGACGGCCCGCAGCCGGGCACCTCGGACGCGCCCCCGACCGCGCAGACGCCGGCCTCGGAATAG
- a CDS encoding uracil-DNA glycosylase family protein: MTAPDTFETTAARLRACRICRDAPRYGPPLPQEPRPIVQGSGTARLCIASQAPGTRANRTGKPFTDPSGVRLRTWLGLDEAAFYDAARVAIVPMGSCFPGLDAKGGDRPPRRECAEQWRAALFAGLPDLELILVIGQYAQGWHLGRMPGGLTATVRDWRAILGRPGRPRVLPLPHPSWRNNGWLRREPWFEAELLPILRAEVARVMGPRD, from the coding sequence ATGACCGCCCCCGACACCTTCGAGACGACCGCGGCGCGCCTGCGCGCCTGCCGGATCTGCCGCGACGCGCCCCGCTACGGCCCGCCCCTGCCGCAGGAGCCCCGGCCGATCGTGCAGGGATCGGGGACCGCCCGGCTCTGCATCGCCAGCCAGGCGCCCGGGACGCGGGCGAACCGCACCGGCAAGCCCTTCACCGACCCGTCCGGCGTGCGGCTGAGGACCTGGCTCGGCCTCGACGAGGCCGCCTTCTACGACGCCGCCCGCGTCGCCATCGTGCCGATGGGCTCGTGCTTTCCCGGCCTCGACGCCAAGGGCGGCGACCGGCCGCCGCGGCGGGAATGCGCGGAGCAGTGGCGGGCCGCGCTCTTCGCCGGGCTTCCCGACCTCGAACTGATCCTGGTCATCGGTCAGTACGCGCAAGGTTGGCATCTCGGCAGGATGCCGGGCGGCCTCACCGCCACGGTGCGCGACTGGCGCGCGATCCTCGGCCGGCCGGGCCGGCCGCGGGTGCTGCCGCTGCCGCATCCCTCCTGGCGCAACAACGGCTGGCTCCGGCGCGAGCCCTGGTTCGAGGCCGAGCTTCTTCCCATCCTGCGCGCCGAGGTGGCGCGGGTGATGGGGCCGCGCGATTGA
- the pyrF gene encoding orotidine-5'-phosphate decarboxylase: MSQITDPRDRLIVALDLADVEAARALVDRIGDAATFYKIGYRLGYNGGLGFARALTERGLKVFLDLKLHDIGNTVEEGVRAVADLGVSFLTVHAYPQTMRAAVRGRSGDLKILAVTVLTSYDEADAAEAGYALPVAEMVAKRAEQAREIGIDGIVCSAAEAVAVRGVVGPDRLIVTPGIRPVGSDLGDQKRVLTPGEARRAGIDHVVVGRPIAGAADPRAVAQAIVREMETA; encoded by the coding sequence ATGAGCCAGATCACCGACCCGCGCGACCGCCTGATCGTCGCCCTCGACCTCGCCGACGTGGAGGCCGCCCGCGCCCTGGTGGACCGGATCGGGGACGCTGCCACCTTCTACAAGATCGGCTACCGGCTCGGGTACAACGGCGGCCTCGGCTTCGCGCGCGCGCTGACGGAGCGGGGCCTGAAGGTCTTCCTCGACCTGAAGCTCCACGACATCGGCAACACGGTGGAGGAGGGCGTGCGGGCGGTGGCCGATCTCGGCGTCAGCTTCCTCACGGTGCACGCCTACCCGCAGACCATGCGGGCGGCGGTGCGCGGCCGCAGCGGAGACCTGAAGATCCTCGCCGTCACCGTGCTCACCTCCTACGACGAGGCCGATGCGGCGGAGGCCGGCTACGCCCTGCCGGTCGCCGAGATGGTGGCCAAGCGCGCGGAGCAGGCCCGGGAGATCGGCATCGACGGCATCGTCTGCAGCGCCGCCGAGGCGGTGGCGGTGCGCGGCGTCGTGGGGCCCGACCGCCTGATCGTGACCCCGGGCATCCGCCCGGTGGGGTCCGACCTCGGCGACCAGAAGCGGGTGCTGACGCCGGGCGAGGCGCGCCGGGCCGGCATCGACCACGTGGTGGTGGGCCGCCCGATCGCGGGCGCCGCCGACCCGCGGGCGGTGGCGCAGGCGATCGTCCGCGAGATGGAAACGGCGTGA
- a CDS encoding sensor histidine kinase, with product MSDLTVEMVQRGRGPSTEEVARRRGIAREMRSARERLTSQTGLERAFDYELLRHYAQYRAGAGIPLGLFAIVLAVAASYWTGPLIPVLWAFGVIVLVTLNTGLSLRFLRADPRAIALPRWRRRFVVGEALQSLAWAAMVGLGATAGWTFGLFGLVIASAVATMLAATVPAAAVAALAPLIIGALALLAFSRETDALLLVAMACGSQIFFLGLARRLYTSTVGALQSRAEKDAVFGELEQAKANSDEARRRAEEANLAKSRFLATMSHELRTPLNAILGFSEVMKNEVFGPHAAPSYREYATDIHDSGMHLLNLINEILDLSRIEAGRYEMNEEAVQLAHVVEECRHMMGLKAKAKSQAFAEYIDASLPRIWADERALRQIVLNLLSNAVKFTPPGGEITIKVGWTSSGGQYVAVKDSGPGIPEDEIDTVMSSFGRGSMAIKTAEQGSGLGLPIVKGLVDLHGGNFTLKSKPREGTEVIVTLPAARVMDTLPAVTVPAARAA from the coding sequence ATGTCCGACCTGACCGTCGAGATGGTGCAGCGCGGGCGCGGTCCCTCGACGGAGGAGGTGGCGCGGCGGCGCGGCATCGCCCGGGAGATGCGCTCGGCGCGCGAGCGCCTGACCTCGCAGACAGGGTTGGAGCGCGCCTTCGACTACGAGCTCCTGCGCCACTACGCCCAGTACCGCGCGGGCGCGGGCATCCCGCTCGGCCTCTTCGCCATCGTGCTGGCGGTCGCCGCGAGCTACTGGACCGGGCCGCTGATTCCGGTCCTCTGGGCGTTCGGCGTCATCGTGCTCGTCACGCTCAACACCGGGCTGAGCCTGCGCTTCCTGCGAGCCGACCCGAGGGCGATCGCGCTGCCGCGCTGGCGCCGCCGCTTCGTCGTCGGCGAGGCGCTGCAGAGCCTGGCCTGGGCGGCGATGGTCGGGCTCGGGGCGACCGCCGGCTGGACCTTCGGTCTGTTCGGGCTCGTCATCGCCTCGGCGGTCGCCACGATGCTGGCCGCGACCGTTCCGGCCGCGGCGGTGGCGGCCCTGGCGCCGCTGATCATCGGCGCGCTGGCCCTCCTGGCCTTCTCGCGCGAGACCGACGCCCTGCTGCTCGTGGCGATGGCTTGCGGCTCGCAGATCTTCTTCCTCGGCCTCGCGCGGCGCCTCTACACCTCGACGGTAGGCGCGCTCCAGTCGCGGGCCGAGAAGGACGCTGTCTTCGGGGAGCTGGAGCAGGCCAAGGCCAATTCCGACGAGGCGCGGCGCCGGGCCGAGGAGGCCAACCTCGCCAAATCCCGCTTCCTCGCCACGATGAGCCACGAGCTGCGCACGCCGCTCAACGCGATCCTCGGGTTCTCGGAGGTGATGAAGAACGAGGTCTTCGGACCGCACGCGGCGCCGAGCTACCGGGAATACGCCACCGATATCCACGACAGCGGGATGCACCTCCTCAACCTCATCAACGAGATCCTCGACCTCTCGCGCATCGAGGCGGGGCGCTACGAGATGAACGAGGAGGCGGTACAGCTCGCCCACGTGGTCGAAGAGTGCCGCCACATGATGGGCCTGAAGGCCAAGGCGAAGAGCCAGGCCTTCGCCGAGTACATCGACGCCTCGCTGCCGCGGATCTGGGCCGACGAGCGGGCGCTGCGTCAGATCGTTCTCAACCTCCTGTCGAACGCCGTGAAGTTCACCCCGCCCGGCGGCGAGATCACCATCAAAGTCGGCTGGACGAGTTCGGGCGGACAGTACGTCGCGGTCAAGGACAGCGGCCCGGGGATCCCCGAGGACGAGATCGACACGGTGATGTCGTCCTTCGGCCGCGGCTCGATGGCGATCAAGACTGCCGAGCAGGGCTCGGGGCTCGGCCTGCCCATCGTGAAGGGGCTGGTCGACCTGCACGGAGGCAACTTCACCTTGAAGTCGAAGCCCCGCGAGGGCACCGAGGTCATCGTCACCCTGCCGGCCGCGCGCGTGATGGACACGCTCCCGGCGGTCACGGTGCCGGCCGCCCGCGCGGCTTGA
- a CDS encoding MaoC family dehydratase gives MKTNPGRFFEDYRLGETIRHATPRTVTTGDVALYTALYGPRFAVQSSDAFAQAVGYPRSPLDDLLTFHVVFGKTVPDISLNAVANLGYAEGGFRRPVYPGETLSTVSEVIGLKESSNRQTGVVYVRSVGSDAAGQTVLSYCRWVLVRKRDPQAAIAEEHVPSLAKVVDPHDLAASLPKLDVSAYDLDLAGSPHRFGDYRTGERIDHVDGMTVEEAEHQIATRLFQNTAKVHFDNHAAKDTRFGKRLIYGGHVISLARALSFNGLANAFALAGINAGRHVAPLFSGDTVYAWSEVLDTADVGRGDVGLLRLRTVATKNQPCGAYPDRQGDGYDPAVILDLDYWAFMPK, from the coding sequence GTGAAGACCAATCCCGGCCGCTTCTTCGAGGATTACCGTCTCGGCGAGACCATCCGGCACGCCACGCCCCGCACCGTGACGACGGGCGACGTCGCGCTCTACACCGCGCTCTACGGGCCGCGCTTCGCCGTGCAATCCTCGGACGCCTTCGCGCAGGCCGTCGGCTATCCGCGCAGCCCGCTCGACGATCTGCTCACCTTCCACGTGGTCTTCGGCAAGACCGTGCCGGACATCTCGCTGAACGCCGTGGCCAATCTCGGCTACGCCGAGGGCGGGTTCCGCCGGCCGGTCTATCCGGGCGAGACGCTCTCCACCGTCTCCGAGGTGATCGGCCTCAAGGAGAGCTCCAACCGGCAGACGGGCGTGGTCTACGTGCGCTCGGTCGGCTCGGACGCGGCGGGCCAGACCGTGCTGAGCTACTGCCGCTGGGTCCTCGTGCGGAAGCGCGATCCGCAAGCCGCGATCGCCGAGGAGCACGTGCCGAGCCTCGCCAAGGTGGTCGATCCGCACGACCTCGCCGCTTCCCTGCCGAAGCTCGACGTGAGCGCCTACGACCTCGATCTCGCGGGCAGCCCGCACCGCTTCGGCGACTACCGGACGGGCGAGCGCATCGACCACGTCGACGGCATGACCGTCGAGGAGGCCGAGCACCAGATCGCCACGCGCCTGTTCCAGAACACCGCCAAGGTGCATTTCGACAACCATGCCGCGAAGGATACCCGGTTCGGGAAGCGGCTGATCTACGGCGGCCACGTGATCTCGCTCGCCCGCGCGCTCAGCTTCAACGGGCTCGCCAACGCCTTCGCGCTCGCCGGCATCAACGCGGGCCGGCACGTGGCGCCGCTCTTCTCCGGCGACACCGTCTATGCCTGGAGCGAGGTGCTCGACACCGCGGATGTCGGCCGCGGCGATGTCGGCCTGCTGCGCCTGCGCACGGTGGCGACGAAGAACCAGCCCTGCGGCGCCTATCCGGACCGGCAGGGCGACGGTTACGACCCCGCCGTCATCCTCGATCTCGACTACTGGGCCTTCATGCCGAAGTAG
- a CDS encoding TetR/AcrR family transcriptional regulator → MTILAHPDTAQDGDREESAPTTRCRILAVAERSFREIGYQKTTVADIAKTLKMSPANVYRFFDSKKAINEAVVERVTGEIEALIARIADVAGLPAEARLRQAIEALHRDTVARWDGYPRIHEMIEAAMGESWGVCRHHIDRIGAVFERIVRDGVRTGEFEAEDPAVAARCVQAAITRHTHPLLVGQLPQVPEPTLDQVIAFVLRGLRPAR, encoded by the coding sequence ATGACCATCCTGGCCCATCCGGACACCGCGCAGGACGGCGACCGCGAGGAGAGCGCGCCGACCACGCGCTGCCGCATCCTGGCGGTGGCAGAGCGCTCGTTCCGGGAGATCGGCTACCAGAAGACCACGGTGGCCGACATCGCCAAGACGCTCAAGATGAGCCCGGCCAACGTCTACCGCTTCTTCGACTCGAAGAAGGCGATCAACGAGGCCGTGGTCGAGCGCGTCACCGGGGAGATCGAGGCGCTGATCGCGCGGATTGCCGACGTGGCGGGCCTGCCCGCCGAGGCGCGGCTGCGGCAGGCGATCGAGGCGCTCCACCGCGACACCGTCGCGCGGTGGGACGGGTACCCGCGCATCCACGAGATGATCGAGGCCGCGATGGGGGAGAGCTGGGGGGTCTGCCGCCACCACATCGACCGCATCGGCGCCGTGTTCGAGCGCATCGTGCGGGACGGCGTGCGGACCGGCGAGTTCGAGGCGGAGGATCCGGCGGTCGCGGCGCGCTGCGTCCAGGCGGCGATCACCCGCCACACGCACCCGCTGCTGGTGGGCCAGCTGCCGCAGGTGCCGGAGCCGACGCTCGATCAGGTGATCGCCTTCGTGCTCCGCGGCCTGCGGCCGGCCCGCTGA
- the xoxF1 gene encoding lanthanide-dependent methanol dehydrogenase XoxF1 (Multiple clades of rare earth element (REE)-dependent methanol dehydrogenases have been described, XoxF1 through XoxF5 at least, in methylotrophs. Multiple XoxF paralogs may be found encoded in the same genome, and the REE-dependent enzymes may be preferred to calcium-dependent versions. Members of this family fall within the clade named XoxF1, a La3+-dependent family.), with the protein MRAVHLLALGAGVAAFAGPAMANDSVMKGIANPAEQVLQTVDYANTRYSKLDQINAGNVKNLQVAWTFSTGVLRGHEGSPLVVGNMMYVHTPFPNIVYALDLDNEAKIVWKYEPKQDPSVIPVMCCDTVNRGLAYADGTIILHQADTTVVSLDAKTGKVNWSVVNGDPKKGETNTATVLPVKDKVIVGISGGEFGVQCHVTAYDLKSGKKVWRGYSMGPDDQLIVDPEKTTALGKPIGKDSSLKTWEGDQWKTGGGCTWGWFSYDPKLDLMYYGSGNPSTWNPKQRPGDNKWSMTIWARNPDTGMTKWVYQMTPHDEWDFDGINEMILTDQKVDGKDRPLLTHFDRNGFGYTLDRATGELLVAEKFDPVVNWATKVDMDKGSKTYGRPLVVSKYSTEQNGEDVNSKGICPAALGTKDQQPAAYSPKTNLFYVPTNHVCMDYEPFRVSYTPGQPYVGATLSMYPAPGSHGGMGNFIAWDGVNGKIKWSNAEQFSVWSGALATAGDVVFYGTLEGYLKAVDSKTGKELYKFKTPSGIIGNVMTYQHKGKQYVGVLSGVGGWAGIGLAAGLTDPNAGLGAVGGYAALSNYTNLGGQLTVFALPN; encoded by the coding sequence ATGAGAGCGGTTCATCTTCTCGCCCTCGGCGCAGGCGTGGCGGCGTTCGCCGGCCCGGCCATGGCCAATGACAGCGTCATGAAGGGTATCGCGAACCCGGCGGAGCAGGTGCTCCAGACGGTCGACTACGCCAACACGCGCTACTCGAAGCTCGACCAGATCAACGCGGGCAACGTGAAGAACCTCCAGGTCGCCTGGACCTTCTCGACCGGCGTGCTGCGCGGCCACGAGGGCTCGCCCCTCGTCGTCGGCAACATGATGTACGTCCACACGCCGTTCCCGAACATCGTCTACGCGCTCGACCTCGACAACGAGGCCAAGATCGTCTGGAAGTACGAGCCGAAGCAGGATCCGTCCGTGATCCCGGTGATGTGCTGCGACACGGTCAACCGTGGTCTGGCCTACGCCGACGGCACCATCATCCTGCACCAGGCCGACACCACCGTCGTGTCGCTCGACGCCAAGACCGGCAAGGTCAACTGGTCGGTCGTGAACGGCGACCCAAAGAAGGGCGAGACCAACACCGCGACCGTTCTGCCGGTCAAGGACAAGGTCATCGTCGGCATCTCGGGCGGCGAGTTCGGCGTGCAGTGCCACGTCACCGCCTACGACCTGAAGTCGGGCAAGAAGGTGTGGCGCGGCTACTCGATGGGTCCGGATGATCAGCTGATCGTCGACCCGGAGAAGACCACCGCGCTCGGCAAGCCGATCGGCAAGGACTCCTCGCTGAAGACCTGGGAAGGCGATCAGTGGAAGACCGGCGGCGGCTGCACCTGGGGCTGGTTCTCGTACGACCCCAAGCTCGACCTGATGTACTACGGCTCGGGCAACCCCTCGACCTGGAACCCGAAGCAGCGTCCGGGCGACAACAAGTGGTCCATGACGATCTGGGCGCGTAACCCGGACACCGGCATGACCAAGTGGGTCTATCAGATGACCCCGCACGACGAGTGGGACTTCGACGGCATCAACGAGATGATCCTCACGGATCAGAAGGTTGACGGCAAGGATCGTCCGCTGCTCACCCACTTCGACCGCAACGGCTTCGGCTACACCCTCGATCGCGCGACCGGCGAGCTTCTCGTCGCCGAGAAGTTCGATCCGGTGGTGAACTGGGCCACCAAGGTCGACATGGACAAGGGTTCGAAGACCTACGGCCGTCCGCTGGTCGTGTCGAAGTACTCGACCGAGCAGAACGGCGAGGACGTGAACTCGAAGGGCATCTGCCCTGCGGCTCTCGGTACCAAGGACCAGCAGCCGGCGGCCTACTCGCCCAAGACCAACCTGTTCTACGTGCCGACCAACCACGTCTGCATGGACTACGAGCCGTTCCGGGTGAGCTACACCCCGGGCCAGCCCTATGTCGGTGCGACCCTGTCGATGTACCCCGCCCCCGGCTCGCACGGCGGCATGGGTAACTTCATCGCCTGGGACGGCGTGAACGGTAAGATCAAGTGGTCGAACGCCGAGCAGTTCTCGGTGTGGTCGGGCGCTCTTGCCACCGCCGGCGACGTGGTCTTCTACGGCACGCTCGAGGGCTACCTGAAGGCGGTCGACTCGAAGACGGGTAAGGAGCTGTACAAGTTCAAGACCCCGTCGGGCATCATCGGCAACGTGATGACCTACCAGCACAAGGGCAAGCAGTACGTGGGCGTCCTGTCGGGCGTCGGCGGCTGGGCCGGCATCGGCCTCGCGGCCGGCCTGACCGACCCGAATGCCGGTCTCGGCGCGGTCGGCGGCTACGCGGCCCTGTCGAACTACACCAACCTCGGCGGTCAGCTGACCGTGTTCGCGCTGCCGAACTAA
- a CDS encoding c-type cytochrome, methanol metabolism-related → MAALALATVNVVAVHAEDAKPADPALANSLNPNDKTAEQDEKLLKRDAAVKVEDGKYFDAEGHPTFHVTNEGKKFDWYAYSGYRRYHAECHVCHGPDGMGSTYAPALKDSLKRLSYEEFIGIIAGGRQNQTAGGGESVMPAFGDNKNVMCYADDLYVYLKARAAGAMGRVRPSDKEDKPEAAKKAEKECLGG, encoded by the coding sequence ATGGCTGCCCTCGCCCTAGCAACCGTCAACGTGGTTGCCGTACATGCTGAGGATGCCAAGCCTGCCGATCCCGCCCTCGCCAACTCGCTGAACCCGAACGACAAGACCGCCGAACAGGACGAGAAGCTCCTGAAGCGCGATGCTGCCGTGAAGGTCGAGGACGGCAAGTATTTCGACGCCGAGGGTCACCCGACCTTCCACGTCACCAACGAGGGCAAGAAGTTCGATTGGTACGCCTATTCGGGGTACCGTCGCTACCACGCCGAGTGCCATGTCTGCCACGGTCCGGACGGCATGGGCTCGACTTACGCCCCCGCCCTCAAGGATTCGCTGAAGCGTCTCTCCTACGAGGAGTTCATCGGCATCATCGCCGGCGGCCGCCAGAACCAAACCGCGGGCGGCGGCGAGAGCGTCATGCCGGCCTTCGGCGACAACAAGAACGTCATGTGCTACGCCGACGACCTCTACGTCTACCTGAAGGCGCGCGCCGCCGGGGCCATGGGCCGGGTGCGTCCGAGCGACAAGGAAGACAAGCCCGAGGCCGCCAAGAAGGCCGAGAAGGAGTGCCTGGGCGGCTGA
- a CDS encoding xanthine dehydrogenase family protein molybdopterin-binding subunit has protein sequence MLKIRQPTTQTAPRASRRGFLTGAAAAAGAIVIGFRLDLGKARAAGADLAAVKAQPNAFVRIGADDTVTVIIKHLDMGQGNTTGLATILADELDADWATVRTEFAPADAALYNNLLMGPIQGTGGSTAVANSWMQLRKAGAAAREMLVAAAAFAWKVPVAEITVENGVVRHAGSNRQARFGELAASAASLPVPQEPRLKDPSQWRLIGQRVPRLDSKMKTDGSAVYALDTRRPGQVTAVVAHPPRFGATVKGFDDAASRKVAGVLDVVAIPTGVAVIARDTWAAMKGREALKVTWDESAAESRSSDAILAEYRETAKRPGIVASERGDPAAGIKNAAQVLEAEFSFPYLAHAAMEPLNATIERATDGTYDIFAGLQFQTIEQATAAAILGVTPDKVRLHTQWAGGSFGRRATPSADYIAEAATILKAWGAKAPVHLVWTREDDMTGGYYRPTVYHKIRAGLDAKGAVTGWQHVMVGKSIMIGSPFEAMLVKNGVDGTTVEGASDTPYALPAYRFEVHNAREGVPVLWWRSVGHTHTAHAMEVMIDELAHAAKVDPVAYRLSLLANAPRLAGVLKLAAEKANWGSDAQTGNEKGKGLGVAVHESFGSYVAMVADVTAGTGSIKVNRIVAAVDVGIAVNPDIVRAQVEGAVGFALSSVLRNRVTLKDGVVQETNFDAYEPTRMSEMPVVEVHIVPSQAAPTGIGEPGVPVLAPAISNAVFAATGQRLRALPLDLASLKGV, from the coding sequence ATGCTGAAGATCCGTCAGCCGACGACCCAAACTGCGCCGCGCGCGAGTCGCCGCGGCTTCCTCACCGGCGCGGCCGCCGCCGCGGGCGCCATCGTGATCGGGTTCCGCCTCGATCTCGGCAAGGCGCGCGCCGCCGGCGCCGACCTCGCCGCGGTGAAGGCGCAGCCCAACGCCTTCGTGCGGATCGGGGCCGACGACACCGTGACGGTGATCATCAAGCACCTGGACATGGGCCAGGGCAATACGACCGGCCTCGCCACGATCCTGGCCGACGAGCTCGACGCCGACTGGGCAACCGTCCGCACCGAGTTCGCGCCGGCCGACGCCGCGCTCTACAACAACCTGCTGATGGGCCCGATCCAGGGCACCGGCGGCTCGACCGCGGTGGCCAATTCCTGGATGCAGCTGCGCAAGGCGGGTGCGGCCGCCCGCGAGATGCTGGTGGCGGCGGCCGCCTTCGCCTGGAAGGTGCCGGTGGCCGAGATCACGGTCGAGAACGGCGTGGTGCGCCACGCGGGCTCGAACCGGCAGGCCCGCTTTGGGGAACTGGCGGCGTCCGCCGCCTCCCTGCCGGTGCCGCAGGAGCCGCGGCTCAAGGACCCGAGCCAGTGGCGGCTGATCGGCCAGCGCGTGCCGCGCCTCGACTCGAAGATGAAGACCGACGGCAGCGCGGTCTACGCCCTCGACACCCGCCGTCCCGGCCAGGTCACCGCGGTCGTCGCCCACCCGCCGCGCTTCGGCGCCACCGTGAAGGGCTTCGACGACGCGGCATCCCGCAAGGTCGCGGGCGTCCTCGACGTGGTGGCGATCCCGACCGGTGTCGCGGTCATCGCCCGCGACACCTGGGCGGCGATGAAGGGCCGCGAGGCCCTGAAGGTCACCTGGGACGAGAGCGCGGCCGAGTCCCGCTCCTCCGACGCGATCCTGGCCGAGTACCGCGAGACCGCCAAGCGCCCCGGCATCGTCGCCTCCGAGCGCGGCGACCCGGCCGCCGGCATCAAGAACGCGGCCCAGGTCCTGGAGGCGGAGTTCAGCTTCCCCTACCTCGCCCACGCCGCGATGGAGCCCTTGAACGCCACGATCGAGCGGGCGACGGACGGCACCTACGACATCTTCGCCGGCCTACAGTTCCAGACGATCGAGCAGGCGACGGCAGCAGCGATCCTCGGCGTCACCCCCGACAAGGTCCGGCTGCACACGCAATGGGCCGGCGGCTCCTTCGGCCGGCGCGCCACGCCGTCCGCCGACTACATCGCGGAGGCCGCCACCATCCTGAAGGCCTGGGGCGCGAAGGCGCCCGTGCACCTCGTCTGGACCCGCGAGGACGACATGACGGGCGGCTACTACCGCCCGACCGTCTACCATAAGATCCGGGCCGGCCTCGACGCCAAGGGTGCGGTCACGGGCTGGCAGCACGTCATGGTCGGCAAGTCGATCATGATCGGCTCGCCCTTCGAGGCGATGCTGGTAAAGAACGGCGTCGACGGCACCACGGTCGAGGGCGCCTCCGACACGCCCTACGCCCTGCCGGCCTACCGCTTCGAGGTGCACAACGCCCGCGAGGGCGTGCCGGTGCTGTGGTGGCGCTCGGTTGGCCACACCCACACGGCGCATGCCATGGAGGTGATGATCGACGAGCTGGCCCACGCCGCCAAGGTCGATCCGGTGGCCTATCGCCTGTCACTGCTGGCGAACGCGCCGCGCCTCGCGGGCGTGCTCAAGCTCGCGGCCGAGAAGGCGAACTGGGGTTCGGACGCGCAGACGGGGAACGAGAAGGGCAAGGGCCTGGGCGTCGCCGTCCACGAATCCTTCGGCTCCTACGTGGCGATGGTGGCTGACGTCACGGCCGGCACCGGCAGCATCAAGGTCAACCGCATCGTGGCGGCGGTCGATGTCGGGATCGCGGTCAACCCGGACATCGTGCGGGCGCAGGTCGAGGGCGCGGTCGGCTTCGCGCTCTCCTCGGTGCTGCGCAACCGCGTCACCCTGAAGGACGGCGTGGTGCAGGAGACCAACTTCGACGCTTATGAGCCGACCCGGATGAGCGAGATGCCGGTGGTCGAGGTGCACATCGTGCCGAGCCAGGCCGCGCCGACGGGCATCGGCGAGCCGGGCGTGCCGGTTCTGGCGCCGGCCATCTCCAACGCGGTCTTCGCGGCGACCGGCCAGCGCCTGCGCGCGCTGCCGCTCGACCTCGCCAGCCTGAAGGGCGTGTGA
- a CDS encoding YggT family protein, whose product MYALLWLINTVINLFIYVLIASAVLSWLVAFNVVNVRNPIVAQIGEVLYRLTEPALRPIRNLLPNLGGVDISPVILILLLLFVQRLITVDLARFLV is encoded by the coding sequence ATGTATGCCCTGCTCTGGCTCATCAACACGGTCATCAACCTGTTCATCTACGTGCTCATCGCGAGCGCCGTGCTGAGCTGGCTCGTGGCCTTCAACGTGGTGAACGTGCGCAATCCCATCGTCGCCCAGATCGGCGAGGTGCTCTACCGCCTCACGGAGCCGGCGCTGCGCCCGATCCGCAACCTGCTGCCGAACCTCGGCGGCGTCGACATCTCGCCGGTCATCCTGATCCTGCTGCTGCTCTTCGTGCAGCGCCTGATCACCGTCGATCTCGCGCGCTTCCTGGTCTGA
- a CDS encoding (2Fe-2S)-binding protein: MFKLTVNGATHEVEADPDMPLLWVLRDRLDKTGTKYGCGIAQCGACTIHLDGQPARACQTRIGDVGEAQITTIEGVSGRVAEAVQGAWRKLDVVQCGYCQSGQIMSAIGLLTGNSKPSDADIDGAMDGNICRCGTYQRIRAAIHEAARTLA, encoded by the coding sequence ATGTTCAAGCTCACCGTCAACGGCGCGACGCACGAGGTCGAGGCCGATCCCGACATGCCGCTCCTCTGGGTCCTGCGCGACCGCCTGGACAAGACGGGCACCAAGTACGGCTGCGGCATCGCGCAGTGCGGCGCCTGCACGATCCATCTCGACGGCCAGCCGGCCCGCGCCTGCCAGACCCGGATCGGCGATGTCGGGGAAGCGCAGATCACCACGATCGAGGGCGTCTCGGGCCGCGTCGCAGAGGCGGTGCAGGGGGCGTGGCGCAAGCTCGATGTCGTGCAGTGCGGCTACTGCCAGTCCGGCCAGATCATGTCGGCGATCGGCCTCCTCACCGGCAACTCGAAGCCCTCGGACGCCGACATCGACGGAGCGATGGACGGCAATATCTGCCGCTGCGGCACCTACCAGCGCATTCGGGCGGCGATCCACGAAGCCGCCCGCACCCTCGCCTAA